The Glaciimonas sp. PCH181 genome contains the following window.
GCTCATGACCGTATTCCTTATCAAAAGTTTTAATGGCAGGGTGCGCATTCAATGTCGTTTCAATATTGGCGTACAGCGCAATTTTCTTGTGCATGACCGCCAGATTGCTTTGCAAATCTGCGAGCGTCGTCTCCAGCGACAACGTATGCTCTTCCAGCATCGCCTTCCGTTCTGACACACTTTCCCGTTGATCTCCCAACCGTCGCAACTCCGCATAACGCAACATTTTGCGAATAGGCAAACCAGTTGATCGTAACTTCAGCAAAAAACCGATCCAAAGAATATCTTCGTCACGATACAACCTGTGTTGATTGTCTTGCCGAGGTATCGGATCAATCAAACCAATGCGTTCGTAATAGCGCAGTGTATGCACTGTCAGCCCCGTGGCGGCCGCAGCTTGTTGAATCGTCAGGGAAGTGGTCATGAGATTGAGTGTATTTGTTAGAGTGCGCTCTAAGTCAAGCGCGAATCACGATTAATGAATGCTGCGCAAGAGGCGCATTTCTTGCCAATGTAAAATCGGAAAAATATCCCTTAGAGGGTAATGACAATCGTAACTAGGTCTCTAACTCTGCATTGGACCAGCCAATATTAAACCAACGGAGACTTCAGCGAAAATAACAGCCGGACCTTTTAGTAGATTTGATTCAGGGCCGATTCGCAGATATGCAACGCGCCTTTGAGTGGGGCTGATTTAGCATTGAGATAAATTCGTCGGTAAAGCATCGCATCTTTTTTAGTTTTAGCGATACTACACCTGCACAACACGAATTGCGAAGCAAGGAGATATTTGAGGAGTAAACGAAAAAGGCCCACATGACTGTGGGCCTTTTAAATATTGGTGCTGGCTGCAGGACTTGAACCCGCCACCCCCTGATTACAAGTCAGGTGCTCTACCAGATGAGCTAAGCCAGCAAAAGTGCGAGAACAGAATTATACATTACTTAATTCTAGTTAGGGTAGGTCTTCCACCTTTTTTTGGCGGTTCTGGATCTTTTTCTGGATCAGTGTGATTAACTTTATCTTCCGAAGCCGAACCTGACGATGGTACTGACGTCAGAGTGGGTACGATCGCCATCGGAGAAACTTTAGGCGGCGCACTTTTCTCGTCGGCGGCAATGCCCTTCGTATCGGTTTTAGTCACTTCAAATGCCATGCCTTGTCCATTTTCACGCGCGTAAATTGCGATAACATTATCGACCGGCACTGAAATTTCGCGCGCAACACCACCGAACCGAGCACTAAAATTAACGGACTCATTGTCCATTTTTAAACTGCTGGTTGCTTCGAAACTGATGTTGAGAACGATCTCACCATTCTTAACGAACTGTTGCGGGACGCGCGTGTTCGCATCGACCTGGGCTGCCAGATAAGGTGTGAAGCCGTTATCGGTACACCATTCGTAAATGGCACGTAACAAGTAAGGTTTGGTAGAGGTTTCTGACATTATCGATACAAATGAAATACAAATGTGGACTTGAGATTTTGTATATGCAGAGTCTGCGACAGGTGACCTGCAATACTAAGATACTGCACATTACGGCAAGGCTAAATAAACCACCTAAACCAAATCGTGCAGCCACTAACTAGCAACTGCACGAGACAGATTCAACAGACGACTAAAGCCGTCTATTAGTTCCAACTATCGACATCTGAAAATCAACGACGCATCACTTTTTCTGACGGCGTCAGTGCTTCGATATAGGCTGGACGCGAGAAAATACGCTCGGCATATTTCATCAACGGCGCGGCAGTCTTCGATAGCTCGATGCCGTAATGATCCAAACGCCACAGCAACGGTGCAATCGCAACGTCCAGCATCGAGAATTCATCACCCAGCATATATTTGTTCTTCAAGAACAAAGGTGCCAGCGTCGTCAGGCGGTCACGAATTTCTGCGCGCGCAACTTGATGACTTTTTTCTGCGCCTTTGGTTTTTTCATTTTCCAGAACGTGGACGTGAACAAACAATTCTTTTTCAAAATTGAATAGCATCAGACGTGCACGTGCGCGCATCAGCGGATCTGCCGGCATCAATTGCGGATGTGGAAAACGCTCGTCAATGTATTCGTTGATGATATTGGATTCATACAAAATCAGATCACGCTCAACCAGAATCGGCACTTGGCCGTAAGGGTTCATGGTCGAGATATCTTCCGGCTTGTTGAATAAATCAACATCGCGAATTTCAAAATCCATACCTTTCTCAAACAAAACGAGACGGCAGCGTTGCGAAAATGGGCAGGTTGTACCTGAATAGAGAACCATCATTTTTATAGTTCCTTAAAAACAAAAGGGTGAGGCACGATACGGCTCACCCTAAAACGCATGCCCGCAAAAACGCGGGCATGAAAAATTACTTCACGTCTTTCCAGTACGACGCGTTCAAGCGCCATGCCAAAACGAAGAATAACCCAAGAAATAGCAGAACCCACACACCCAAACGCTTACGGGTATTTTGTGATGGTTCGCCCATCCACTCCAGGTAACCGACAAGATTCGCGACTGCGGTGTCATATTCCAAAGGCGTCATTGTTCCAGGAGTTACTTGTTCGAACTTAGAAAACTTATGTTCGACCTTGCCTTCTTCTTCTGGATCTTTAACGTCTTCAAACTTGGCAGTACGAACGCCTTGCAGCTCCCAAAAAACATGCGGCATGGCAACGCTTGGGAATACCATATTGTTCCAACCAGTCGGACGGGTGTCATCCTTGTAGAAGGTACGTAAATAAGTATAGAGCCAATCCGGGCCAGATCCAGCTTCAGATGCTTTAGCCCGTGCAATCACCGACAAATCCGGTGGCGCGACGCCAAACCATTCTTTAGCATCCTTCGCCGTCATCGCGACGTGCATCAAATCACCGACTTTATCACTGGTGAACAGCAAGTTGGCCTTGATCTGATCTTCGCTCAAACCGATGTCACGAAGACGGTTATAACGCATTGATGCTGCCGAATGGCAATTCAAGCAATAATTCACAAATAGCCTGGCGCCACTTTGCAAAGCAGACATGTCTTTGGTGCGATCCGGCGCTTTATCCAACGGATAACCACCTTCACTCGCAAAAGCAAGCGCTGGCAGCAGCACAAGAGTCGCAATCAAACTTTTTAGCAATTTCATGTAATGTCCTCTTTGCGGCTTAGTGCGGATGATAAGTAACGCGATCAGGCACTTTCTTGAATGTACCCATTGCGCTCCACCATGGCATCAACAAAAAGAAGCCAAAGTAAATGAAAGTACACACCTTCGAGACAACTGAACCGATAGCCGATGGTGGTTGTACACCCAAATAGCCAAGGATCACGAAAGTAATCCCAAACAGGATGTAGATGTATTTATGCCAGCTCGGACGATAGCGAATCGACTTGACCTTGGAGTGATCCAGCCAAGGCAAGCCTGCCAGAATCACCACAGAAACACCCATCATCACGACACCAAAGAACTTCGCATCAAAGACAAACATCGCGCCAATAATTACCAGACCAACCACTGTTGCAATTATTTTAACGATAGAAGCCAGGTTCGATTTCAACCATAGCAACACGACAAAAGCAGCAACACCGGCTTGCAGATAGACGATAAAGTCAGAGGTCACAGCCCGTAGAATCGAATAGTAAGGCGTGAAATACCAGACTGGTGCGATGTGCGGAGGCGTCTTGAGCGAATCAGCTGGAACAAAGTTGTTGTACTCAAGGAAATAACCACCCATTTCCGGACCAAAAAATACGACTGTACTGAAGACAATCAGGAACACGGCAACTGCCATGACATCATGCACTGAGTAGTAAGGATGGAAAGGAATACCATCCAGCGGAACGCCTTTAGCGTCCACGGTGTCTTTAATTTCAACGCCGTCAGGATTGTTCGAGCCAACTTCATGCAATGCAATGATATGCGCGACAACAAGGCCGATCAATACCAGAGGAATAGCGATGACATGGAACGAGAAGAAGCGGTTCAGTGTTGCGTCAGACACAACATAGTCACCACGAATCCACAGCGACAAATCAGGACCGATAAAAGGAATCGCGCCAAAAAGGTTGACGATAACTTGTGCGCCCCAATACGACATTTGACCCCATGGCAACAAATAACCCATGAACGCTTCGCCCATCAGGCATAAGAAAATGCCGACGCCGAATAGCCATACCAGTTCACGCGGTTTGCGGTATGAGCCGTATAACAGGCCGCGTACCATATGCAGATAAACCACAATGAAAAACGCCGATGCGCCAGTTGAGTGCATATAACGCACCAACCAACCCCAAGGCACATCACGCATGATGTATTCAACCGAAGCAAACGCCAGCGTTGCATCTGGTTTGTAATGCATCACCAGGAAAATACCGGTAACGATCTGAATCACCAGCACCAATAGTGCGAGCGAGCCGAACGCATACCAGAAGTTAAAATTCTTTGGTGCGTAGTATTCGGAAAGGTGTGCCTTCCAGGTGGAAGTCAGCGGAAAACGGGCGTCAACCCAATTTAGCGCTTTATCAGCCATCGGCGCATTGGCCGGTAGCTTCTTTTCGTGGAATGCCATGATTAAGCCTCACCTTTCTCGTCTTTACCAATCAAAATCTTGGTATCCGACAAATACATATGACGCGGAACATCGAGATTGTTTGGAGCAGGCTTGTTCTTAAATACGCGACCGGCCAGATCGAAAGTCGAGCCATGACATGGGCAGAGGAAGCCTCCCTCCCAATCATCCGGCAACGAAGCTTGCGCACCAGGTGTGAATTTTGATGATGGAGAACAACCCAGATGCGGGCAAATACCGACCAGCACCAATGTTGATTCGTGACCGACGTGACCGCGATTATTCGACTTATTTTTGCAGTAGTCGGGAAGATCCATGGTGTATGGCTTGAGCGATTCAGGATCAGCGACTTCAGAAGCGGTATGCTCCAGTCCCTTCATCTGTTCCGGTGTGCGTTTCATAATCCACACTGGCTTGCCGCGCCATTCAAAGACTTTCATTTCTCCAGGATTAATCCCGGAGATATCTACTTCCACTGGCGCCCCCGCAGCTTTTGCACGCTCCGACGGCTGGAAGGTAGACACAAAGGCCCCCGCTGTGGCCAATCCAGCCACGCCACCCGCCGCACACGTAGCGACGAGCAAACCACGTCGACCTGAATCGACCTGCTTTTCGTTACTCATACCAACCCCAATCAGTCAAAATACGAAACCTGCGTGAAACTTCTAGCAACCCTAGATTATATCGAAGCTGAACGCTGTTTTAAAGAAAATAGATACTCTGCAACTTAATTTCGCGGCAATTGTCGTTCATTTCCGCCGGGAATGGGCACAATCCGTCTTTTTTTTCGGCGTCAAACTAATGGTTCTCCCTCTACTGCCCCTCTTAGATGCCTAAAAAACTCCCCCTTAATGCGCATGTCAATCTAAGCCCGATATAAAATAGGGTTTTATTACAACAATTGACTCTGGAGAAACCCATTATGAGTATGTTGGAAGAATTCAAGGCGTTTGCGGTCAAGGGCAATGTCATTGATCTGGCCGTCGGGGTCATCATTGGCGGCGCATTCGGCAAAATTGTCGACTCTCTCGTACAGGACGTCATCATGCCGATTATTGGCAGAATTTTTGGCGGTCTGGATTTTTCGAATTACTACTTTCCGCTCAATGGACAAGCGACGACCATGACACTGGTCGAAGCGAAAAAAGCTGGCGCGGTATTGGCGTATGGTAATTTTATTACTATATTGCTCAACTTCCTGATTCTGGCCTTCATCATTTTTCAAATGGTGCGCCTGGTTAATAAGGTCAGAACAGCAACACCGCCTGCTGCCGATCCTGAGAGCACAGTCTTATTGCGTGAAATTCGCGACGCATTAAAAAATAAGTAAATTACAATTAATCAAGAAAAGTACTGCGGAAACGTCAAAGCCCGTTAAATCAACGGGCTTTTTATTGGACGCGTTCAGAGTGAAATATATAAAAATAACAATAAAAAGTTGCTCCCTCAACATGCATGCGCTAATCTAATCCCCTGCACGCATTACAACACCTACGTTAGCACCTGAGTGCTCCGTTATGGGCAGTCCGACACTGTGGGCGGCCCTCCTCCGGATATTAAGCACATGCTGAATCACCCAATATCTTGCGAAGGAAATCGAATTGTCTTCCCCAGAACTACAACCGGCACAACTAAAAATCTGGCTTGCCGCCGTTGCCAATAAAGACGCCAGCGCCTTTCGATCCTTGTACGATGCAACATCGTCGAAACTGTTTGGCTTCGCGCTGCGTATATTAGTTAAGCGAGAAGCAGCCGAAGAGGTCTTACAAGAGAGTTTTATCAACATCTGGAACAACGCAGGGAGTTATCAAGCCAGCCTCGCTGCGCCGATGACCTGGATGACGACGATCGTGCGTAACAAAGCATTCGATGTCCTGCGTCGCACCGATCATGACGTGGAGATCGATGCAGATACGTTTGACAAAGATGTTATTACGGCGATGGAGAGTACTGATCCTACGCCATTAGAAGCGCTGCAATTAGGCGCTGACTCAAAGGCACTCGCGACCTGTCTGGCAAAGCTAGAAGGCTTGCATAGGCAAGCCATAGCATTGTCTTTTTATCATGATCTGTCGCACAGCGAAGTTGCAGATCAAATGAAGCTCCCCATCGGGACCATAAAAACGTGGATCCGACGCGGATTAGAACGTTTACGGACTTGTCTCGGGAAGCTGGAGCACATTTAATGAATATTCTTCACAACCAAGCATTAGTTGATAAATTAGCAGCAGAGTATGTGCTTGGCACGTTACGCGGCGGAGCACGTCGCCGCTTTGAAAGCTACCTGCCCGACAGCGCAGCCTTGCGCCTCACCGTGGCCGAATGGCAGGATCGCTTGCATCCAATGGCGCAACTCGCCCCAGAGGCAAAGCCATCGCCTAAGGTTTGGACCACCATTGAAAAACGTCTCGATCTGCAAATTATTGCCGCTCGCAAACGCAAGGCGGCATTCTGGCTATCGCTGCGCGAAGACTTGAATTTCTGGCGTGGGCTGGGGCTGGTGTCTACTACGGCGGCATTGATTTTAGTATCGCTGCTGCTGACGCGGCAATTGGCACCGGTTCCTGTCGGTCCGACAACTTCTTACATCGCGATGTTAAGTGATGACAAAGCAGCGCCGATTGCCGTGGTGACGGCCGGACTGAATGGCCAAATGGTGGTTAAAGTTGTCGCACCGCAATTGGTCGCGGCTGACAAGAGTTTAGAGTTGTGGGCCGTACCAAAAGAAGGACCACCGCGCTCGCTGGGTCTGGTTGCTGCGAATGGCAGTGTGACCTTGCCTTTGCCAGCTAACGCCACGCCGCAGTCAATACCTTTGCTGGCGGTCACCTTAGAACCAAAGGGCGGCTCGCCAAATCCGAATGGACCGACCGGACCTGTAGTATTCAAAGGTGCCTGGGTTCAGATTTAGGATAAATATTGCACCATAGCAATAATGAAATATTGAAATGTTGAAATAAAAAAAGCGGCGCATCGAAAGGTGCGCCGCTTTTTTTAGGCCAGTCGAATCACCCTTCATAGTAAAAATGAGCGCGCCAAAATATTTGCCTTCGCTAATACAAGACCAATGACGCGCTATGGATGATTGTTGATGATCATTGACGATTGCCCATGGTAATAATGCGCATCGCAAAACGATAGACGAAAAAAGCCGAGCCATACCAAAACCGGCGCGGCCAAGTCATATTGCCAAAATCCGACAACTTCACCTCTACGCCCTCTGCAATCGCCGCCTCAATTTTTTGTCGCAACGTCGATGCAAAGACCGCATCGTGGATCACGACATTAGCTTCCTGATTCACCAACAAACTCAAACCATCGTAATTGCTAGAACCCACTGTCGCCCAGGCGCCATCCACCACAGCTACTTTGGCGTGCAGCGCGGTCTTGCGATATTCGACAATTCTGATCCCCGCTTTTAACAGCTTCGGATAATAAGAATGAGTCACGGCGTCTTGCAAACGATAATGCCCGACACCTAACAGCAATGTCACCTGCACGCCGCGCTGCGCTGCTGCCACTAATGCATAACGCAATTTGCGGCCCGGCGCAAAATAGGGATTAGCCAATAACGCACTTTCATGCGCCTTCCCCAATGCCTGCATATAGGCACGCTGAATAGTGCGCCGATTGCGCAGATTATCGCGGATCACCAAACCCGCCAATGCCGGGCCATGAGAGGGGCTGCTGACGCCCGTCCGGGTGCGCTTGAACTCATGCCAGCGCGCGCGCAATTTTAGTCCGCCCATGCGCATCCATTGGGCCTCTAACTCGGTATGCACCGCCAATACCAGCGGGCCGGTGATGCGCACCGCAAAATCCCAGCGCGGGGCGGGTAATGGCACATGCTGAGAATCATCGGAAAACATGTCGTCAATAATATTAATGCCACCGACAAACGCGATCTGGCGATCTACGACGCATAACTTGCGATGCATGCGCACCATGCCACGGCGAAACCAGGGATTAAAGACGCGATGTTTGATCGGAGTATGAAGAAATTCCTCCTCCAGCAAATTGCAGCGCGCGCGTCCGGTGCCGAGCCAATCGGTGACAACTCTGACGGCCACGCCTCTGTTCGCGGCACTTTTAAGCGCCGCCTTCACTTCCAGGGCGGTCTCATCGGCGGCAAAAATATAGGTTTCAAGATAAACCTCATCCCGCGCCGCATTGATGGCGGCAATCAGCGCAGGGAAAAACTCTGCGCCACTTTCCAAAAGATGGATGTGATTATCAGCGGTAAAACTTACCGAGCGCATGGGCGAAACAAAAGGCGGATCGTCATGAGGGGAATTTGTTAGGGACTAAGGGAGGCGCATTGTGCACGCTTTTCTCGCTTGTCAGTGTTCACTAAACGAGAATAACGGCGCGATACTATTTCAACTGCAACGTCGCCACAATCGGCGCATGATCCGACAACTTCGCCCACGCCGGACCATGCAATACCTGCGCTGATTCTACCGCAAAGCCACGCAGATAAATCCTATCGAGCCTTAACCATGGCAACGCTGCTGGAAAAGTACGCGCCGGCTTGATGCTGGCCGTCGGATGCGTTTTGGAAGTCTGCTCGCGCCCAACCCATTTGCGCAAATAATAGCCCAGACTATGCACCGCAATGCGTTCGTCGAAAATTTCGGTAACGCCTAAACGCTCACGTAATAACTCACTCAGCCGATTTCCCCAATCATTGAAATCCCCCGCAATAATCAACGGCGCGTCCGGTGGCGAAGAACTGCGTACCGCCTCAATCAGCGCTGCCGTTTGTCGGCGACGACCACCGCCAAACAAACCCAGATGTACCACGTAGCAATGCACATCGGCTTCCGGAGTATGTAGGACGCAGTGCAAAATACCGCGCGCCTCATAAGCGTGGTCAGACACATCCTGATTACTTTGAGAGGCAATAGCAAAGCGGCTTAATAGCGCATTTCCATGATGGCCATGGTCGTACACGGCATTCATGCCATACGCAGCATGATGAGAATCACCAGCAAGAAAATCCTGCTGCGACTGCTCTGGCCAATGTGCTGAATGCCGCGCCGCCATCAAATCATGGCGTCCTTGCACCTCTTGCAGAAAAAAAACATCCGCCTCCATCAGTGCCAGCGCTTGCTTTAACGCATGCACACGCGGACGGCTGCCGAAAGATGAAACGCCTTTATGAATATTGTAGGTCGCAATGCGTATTTTCATGGTTTCGGTCTGAGTGAAATAACAGCGTACCTGGGAGATGAAGCAAGAGTAACTATGCCTTCACATCATGCAAATAATGCGGAAGTTGTAATATCGCCTCTGCATTCGAAGGCGAAAAACATAGATCGGCCGCCTCTCTGTGCGGCAACCAACGATAATCTACATGCTCACGCGGCGCCAATACGATGTTGATGTCCGCGGGGACCTGCAAACTAAAAACGTATTCGGTATTTTTAGTCACCCCCGGTGCATAACGATGACGCCACATCGGATAGATGTCATAAACGTTGGAAAGTTGCCAGTCTCGCAGATGCGACAGCGGGACTTGATCATCGGCAACGATAATCCCGGTTTCTTCCGCCACTTCGCGCATCGCCGTTTGTATCAAAGGTTCGTCAGCGTAGTCTTTCGACCCCGTCACGGACTGCCAAAAATCAGGGTTATCCGCGCGCGCGATCATTAACACCTGCAAATCAACTGTATGGATAACAACGAGAACGGATTCGGGAATTTTATGCATGCAAAGGGTAGCCAATAACGATTATTTATTGATCAACAAACCTAGATACAGCGCTGAAAAACGCGGTTTTTGCGCGATGCGTCTCAGAATAGGTTCTCACGGCAGGTCTGCGTAAAAAATGCAAAAATACTGCAATCAATGACACAACGGTCAACTATAAACCGATTTTTCAGCCCCATAAAAAAAGCGCGGTTTTCCGCGCTTTTTTGCCCCCGCACGATAAACATAAGGCGTTTATCGCGCAGAAATCACTTTTACGAGACGACTTTAACTTCTGGTGCACGCAGACGAATATGCAATTCTTTCAACTGCTTTTCTTCGACTACCGATGGCGCTTGTGTCAGCAAACATTGCGCGCGCTGGGTCTTAGGGAAAGCGATCACGTCACGAATCGATTCGGCACCGGTCATCATGGTGACGATACGATCCAGACCGAACGCCAGACCACCGTGCGGCGGCGCGCCATATTGCAATGCATCCAGCAAGAAACCGAATTTCAATTGCGCTTCTTCGGCATCAATTTTCAATGCACGGAATACTTTGCTTTGTACTTCAGCGCGGTGAATACGGATCGATCCGCCACCCAATTCCCAACCATTCAAGACCATATCATAGGCTTTTGCAATGCACTTGCCCGGATCTGTTTCCAGATAGTCTTCATGCCCGTCTTTCGGTGCGGTGAACGGATGATGACAAGCACTCCAGCGTGCGCCTTCTTCATCGTATTCAAACATCGGGAAATCAACCACCCACAGCGGACGCCATGCATCGTCGAACAAACCGACTTTTTTGCCGAACTCGCTATGACCGATCTTGACGCGTAACGCACCGATCGCATCATTGACGACTTTAGCCTTGTCAGCACCGAAGAAAATCAGATCGCCATCTTCTGCGCCAGTTTGTTCAAGGATTTGCGCCAATGCTGCATCGTGCAGATTTTTAACAATCGGCGATTGCAAACCATCACGGCCCTTGGCTTTTTCGTTGACCTTGATATATGCCAGACCGCGTGCGCCGTAAATGGCGACGAACTGCGTGTAAGCATCAATTTCTGAACGCGGCATCGCACCGCCGCCTGGCACGCGCAAGCCAACTACACGGCCGTTTTCCATGTTCGCGGCACCTGCGAAAACCTTGAAATCGACATCCTTCATGACTTCGGTCAAATCGGTGAAAGCAAGCTTGACACGCATGTCCGGCTTATCCGAGCCGTACAGCGCCATCGCAGTAGCGAAATCCATTACCGGGAACGGATTCGGCAAATCGATATCGAGTGCGTTCTTGAATACCAGGCGAATCATTCCCTCGAACATGTCACGGATTTCTTGCTCGGACATAAACGATGTTTCGCAATCGATCTGGGTGAATTCGGGCTGACGATCAGCGCGCAAATCTTCATCCCGGAAACATTTGGTAATTTGATAATAGCGATCAAAGTTAGCCACCATCAACAGCTGCTTAAACAACTGCGGCGACTGCGGCAGCGCAAAGAAATGTCCGGCGTTAACGCGTGAAGGCACCAAATAATCCCGCGCACCTTCTGGAGTCGACTTAGTCAGCATCGGTGTTTCGATATCGATAAAGCCATTCGCATCCAAAAATTTACGCACTTCCATCGTTACTTTGTAGCGCAGACGCAGATTGTTTTGCATTTGCGGACGACGCAAATCCAG
Protein-coding sequences here:
- a CDS encoding ClpXP protease specificity-enhancing factor translates to MSETSTKPYLLRAIYEWCTDNGFTPYLAAQVDANTRVPQQFVKNGEIVLNISFEATSSLKMDNESVNFSARFGGVAREISVPVDNVIAIYARENGQGMAFEVTKTDTKGIAADEKSAPPKVSPMAIVPTLTSVPSSGSASEDKVNHTDPEKDPEPPKKGGRPTLTRIK
- a CDS encoding glutathione S-transferase N-terminal domain-containing protein; the protein is MMVLYSGTTCPFSQRCRLVLFEKGMDFEIRDVDLFNKPEDISTMNPYGQVPILVERDLILYESNIINEYIDERFPHPQLMPADPLMRARARLMLFNFEKELFVHVHVLENEKTKGAEKSHQVARAEIRDRLTTLAPLFLKNKYMLGDEFSMLDVAIAPLLWRLDHYGIELSKTAAPLMKYAERIFSRPAYIEALTPSEKVMRR
- a CDS encoding endonuclease/exonuclease/phosphatase family protein; this translates as MKIRIATYNIHKGVSSFGSRPRVHALKQALALMEADVFFLQEVQGRHDLMAARHSAHWPEQSQQDFLAGDSHHAAYGMNAVYDHGHHGNALLSRFAIASQSNQDVSDHAYEARGILHCVLHTPEADVHCYVVHLGLFGGGRRRQTAALIEAVRSSSPPDAPLIIAGDFNDWGNRLSELLRERLGVTEIFDERIAVHSLGYYLRKWVGREQTSKTHPTASIKPARTFPAALPWLRLDRIYLRGFAVESAQVLHGPAWAKLSDHAPIVATLQLK
- a CDS encoding RNA polymerase sigma factor codes for the protein MELSSPELQPAQLKIWLAAVANKDASAFRSLYDATSSKLFGFALRILVKREAAEEVLQESFINIWNNAGSYQASLAAPMTWMTTIVRNKAFDVLRRTDHDVEIDADTFDKDVITAMESTDPTPLEALQLGADSKALATCLAKLEGLHRQAIALSFYHDLSHSEVADQMKLPIGTIKTWIRRGLERLRTCLGKLEHI
- a CDS encoding anti-sigma factor domain-containing protein; this encodes MNILHNQALVDKLAAEYVLGTLRGGARRRFESYLPDSAALRLTVAEWQDRLHPMAQLAPEAKPSPKVWTTIEKRLDLQIIAARKRKAAFWLSLREDLNFWRGLGLVSTTAALILVSLLLTRQLAPVPVGPTTSYIAMLSDDKAAPIAVVTAGLNGQMVVKVVAPQLVAADKSLELWAVPKEGPPRSLGLVAANGSVTLPLPANATPQSIPLLAVTLEPKGGSPNPNGPTGPVVFKGAWVQI
- a CDS encoding MerR family transcriptional regulator produces the protein MTTSLTIQQAAAATGLTVHTLRYYERIGLIDPIPRQDNQHRLYRDEDILWIGFLLKLRSTGLPIRKMLRYAELRRLGDQRESVSERKAMLEEHTLSLETTLADLQSNLAVMHKKIALYANIETTLNAHPAIKTFDKEYGHEHAHKPTHKHTQTRR
- the nudB gene encoding dihydroneopterin triphosphate diphosphatase codes for the protein MHKIPESVLVVIHTVDLQVLMIARADNPDFWQSVTGSKDYADEPLIQTAMREVAEETGIIVADDQVPLSHLRDWQLSNVYDIYPMWRHRYAPGVTKNTEYVFSLQVPADINIVLAPREHVDYRWLPHREAADLCFSPSNAEAILQLPHYLHDVKA
- the mscL gene encoding large conductance mechanosensitive channel protein MscL, whose translation is MSMLEEFKAFAVKGNVIDLAVGVIIGGAFGKIVDSLVQDVIMPIIGRIFGGLDFSNYYFPLNGQATTMTLVEAKKAGAVLAYGNFITILLNFLILAFIIFQMVRLVNKVRTATPPAADPESTVLLREIRDALKNK
- a CDS encoding cytochrome bc complex cytochrome b subunit, with product MMAFHEKKLPANAPMADKALNWVDARFPLTSTWKAHLSEYYAPKNFNFWYAFGSLALLVLVIQIVTGIFLVMHYKPDATLAFASVEYIMRDVPWGWLVRYMHSTGASAFFIVVYLHMVRGLLYGSYRKPRELVWLFGVGIFLCLMGEAFMGYLLPWGQMSYWGAQVIVNLFGAIPFIGPDLSLWIRGDYVVSDATLNRFFSFHVIAIPLVLIGLVVAHIIALHEVGSNNPDGVEIKDTVDAKGVPLDGIPFHPYYSVHDVMAVAVFLIVFSTVVFFGPEMGGYFLEYNNFVPADSLKTPPHIAPVWYFTPYYSILRAVTSDFIVYLQAGVAAFVVLLWLKSNLASIVKIIATVVGLVIIGAMFVFDAKFFGVVMMGVSVVILAGLPWLDHSKVKSIRYRPSWHKYIYILFGITFVILGYLGVQPPSAIGSVVSKVCTFIYFGFFLLMPWWSAMGTFKKVPDRVTYHPH
- the petA gene encoding ubiquinol-cytochrome c reductase iron-sulfur subunit, whose protein sequence is MSNEKQVDSGRRGLLVATCAAGGVAGLATAGAFVSTFQPSERAKAAGAPVEVDISGINPGEMKVFEWRGKPVWIMKRTPEQMKGLEHTASEVADPESLKPYTMDLPDYCKNKSNNRGHVGHESTLVLVGICPHLGCSPSSKFTPGAQASLPDDWEGGFLCPCHGSTFDLAGRVFKNKPAPNNLDVPRHMYLSDTKILIGKDEKGEA
- a CDS encoding cytochrome c1, whose product is MKLLKSLIATLVLLPALAFASEGGYPLDKAPDRTKDMSALQSGARLFVNYCLNCHSAASMRYNRLRDIGLSEDQIKANLLFTSDKVGDLMHVAMTAKDAKEWFGVAPPDLSVIARAKASEAGSGPDWLYTYLRTFYKDDTRPTGWNNMVFPSVAMPHVFWELQGVRTAKFEDVKDPEEEGKVEHKFSKFEQVTPGTMTPLEYDTAVANLVGYLEWMGEPSQNTRKRLGVWVLLFLGLFFVLAWRLNASYWKDVK
- a CDS encoding phosphatidylserine/phosphatidylglycerophosphate/cardiolipin synthase family protein, which encodes MRSVSFTADNHIHLLESGAEFFPALIAAINAARDEVYLETYIFAADETALEVKAALKSAANRGVAVRVVTDWLGTGRARCNLLEEEFLHTPIKHRVFNPWFRRGMVRMHRKLCVVDRQIAFVGGINIIDDMFSDDSQHVPLPAPRWDFAVRITGPLVLAVHTELEAQWMRMGGLKLRARWHEFKRTRTGVSSPSHGPALAGLVIRDNLRNRRTIQRAYMQALGKAHESALLANPYFAPGRKLRYALVAAAQRGVQVTLLLGVGHYRLQDAVTHSYYPKLLKAGIRIVEYRKTALHAKVAVVDGAWATVGSSNYDGLSLLVNQEANVVIHDAVFASTLRQKIEAAIAEGVEVKLSDFGNMTWPRRFWYGSAFFVYRFAMRIITMGNRQ